A portion of the Esox lucius isolate fEsoLuc1 chromosome 20, fEsoLuc1.pri, whole genome shotgun sequence genome contains these proteins:
- the colq gene encoding acetylcholinesterase collagenic tail peptide isoform X1 gives MCFSCVNVFPDKPRMITCCNCYRYILATGPGVRSSFLDNIFSFPAALQQQSSPDKQRKCCLLGPPPPPMIPPPPSLWRRSHNEEHSNGGDTDTEHWTEMETDLDVPRCVPGPPGSNGPPGPQGPPGLPGMKGAQGEKGELGRPGQKGRAGPPGLPGLKGTAGWPGPNGPKGEKGDAGLMGLPGARGPLGPKGLPGYKGEKGSRGDRGEAGIKGDKGTMGFPGMLGQKGEMGPKGEPGTSGNRGPTGRPGKRGKQGGKGDPGVVGPLGPAGPQGPPGHPGPPGQPSSGLYLVGSKGERGLPGPPGRCSCSFPKTSSVDEHNSRNNYAKVPAIFVVNSGEELDRLHTDNALAFRKDQRRLYFKDVNGWLPILLTPFQSTENAPEQEGYCGDGIVQIPNGEECDDGNRIVTDGCIKCKHAYCGDGYRYDRAEECDGKDFGFQTCNSYLPGSYGHLRCSPYCVIDSTNCKYFT, from the exons ATGTGCTTTAGTTGCGTAAACGTCTTTCCTGATAAACCACGTATGATCACGTGTTGCAATTGTTACCGTTACATCCTTGCCACAGGTCCCGGCGTGCGC TCCTCCTTCCTGGACAATATTTTTTCATTCCCAGCAG CCCTCCAACAGCAATCTTCCCCGGACAAGCAGAGGAAATGTTGTTTACTGGGtccgcccccaccccccatgatccctccacccccctcgCTGTGGCGACGTAGTCAT AATGAAGAGCACAGTAATGGAGGCGATACAGACACAGAGCActggacagagatggagacagatcTGGATGTCCCCAGATGTGTCCCAGGCCCCCCTGGCTCCAATGGACCCCCAGGCCCTCAG GGTCCACCTGGTTTACCAGGGATGAAGGGAGCGCAAGGGGAAAAG GGAGAACTGGGGCGACCTGGACAAAAG GGTCGGGCGGGGCCTCCTGGTCTCCCAGGGTTAAAGGGAACAGCTGGGTGGCCAGGACCAAATGGGCCCAAA ggggAGAAGGGAGATGCTGGATTGATGGGATTACCAGGTGCAAGAGGACCACTTGGACCTAAG GGTTTGCCTGGATACAAAGGTGAAAAG GGTTCGCGTGGCGATCGTGGCGAGGCGGGGATTAAAGGAGACAAGGGCACAATGGGTTTCCCTGGAATGCTTGGACAGAAA GGAGAAATGGGTCCAAAGGGGGAACCTGGAACCTCAGGGAACAGAGGACCGACGGGCAGACCAGGGAAAAGAGGTAAACAG GGAGGGAAAGGTGATCCCGGTGTTGTTGGTCCTCTGGGTCCGGCAGGACCTCAGGGGCCCCCCGGCCACCCTGGTCCACCAGGTCAGCCATCCTCAG GACTCTACTTGGTTGGATCTAAAGGGGAAAGGGGGCTCCCAGGTCCCCCAGGGAGGTGCAGCTGTTCCTTCCCCAAAACGTCCTCTGTTGACGAGCATAACTCTAGGAACAACTACGCCAAAGTACCAGCG ATATTTGTGGTGAACAGTGGAGAAGAGCTGGATCGTCTTCACACGGACAATGCCCTCGCCTTCCGGAAAGATCAGAGGAGGCTTTACTTTAAAGACGTCAATGGATGGCTGCCAATTCTG CTGACCCCCTTCCAGTCTACGGAGAACGCCCCGGAACAGGAAGGTTACTGTGGCGACGGGATTGTCCAGATTCCCAACGGCGAGGAATGTGATGACGGAAACAGGATTGTCACTGATGGATGCATCA AGTGCAAACATGCTTACTGCGGAGATGGCTATCGTTATGACAGGGCAGAGGAATGTGATGGAAAGGATTTTGGCTTTCAGACCTGCAACTCATATCTCCCAGG GTCTTATGGTCATCTCAGATGCTCACCGTACTGTGTCATCGACTCTACAAACTGCAAATATTTCACATGA
- the colq gene encoding acetylcholinesterase collagenic tail peptide isoform X2, with translation MSLITFGLYLPLLFCYVLSQSSFLDNIFSFPAALQQQSSPDKQRKCCLLGPPPPPMIPPPPSLWRRSHNEEHSNGGDTDTEHWTEMETDLDVPRCVPGPPGSNGPPGPQGPPGLPGMKGAQGEKGELGRPGQKGRAGPPGLPGLKGTAGWPGPNGPKGEKGDAGLMGLPGARGPLGPKGLPGYKGEKGSRGDRGEAGIKGDKGTMGFPGMLGQKGEMGPKGEPGTSGNRGPTGRPGKRGKQGGKGDPGVVGPLGPAGPQGPPGHPGPPGQPSSGLYLVGSKGERGLPGPPGRCSCSFPKTSSVDEHNSRNNYAKVPAIFVVNSGEELDRLHTDNALAFRKDQRRLYFKDVNGWLPILLTPFQSTENAPEQEGYCGDGIVQIPNGEECDDGNRIVTDGCIKCKHAYCGDGYRYDRAEECDGKDFGFQTCNSYLPGSYGHLRCSPYCVIDSTNCKYFT, from the exons ATGAGTCTTATCACGTTTGGGCTGTATCTTccattattgttttgttatgtCCTGTCTCAGTCCTCCTTCCTGGACAATATTTTTTCATTCCCAGCAG CCCTCCAACAGCAATCTTCCCCGGACAAGCAGAGGAAATGTTGTTTACTGGGtccgcccccaccccccatgatccctccacccccctcgCTGTGGCGACGTAGTCAT AATGAAGAGCACAGTAATGGAGGCGATACAGACACAGAGCActggacagagatggagacagatcTGGATGTCCCCAGATGTGTCCCAGGCCCCCCTGGCTCCAATGGACCCCCAGGCCCTCAG GGTCCACCTGGTTTACCAGGGATGAAGGGAGCGCAAGGGGAAAAG GGAGAACTGGGGCGACCTGGACAAAAG GGTCGGGCGGGGCCTCCTGGTCTCCCAGGGTTAAAGGGAACAGCTGGGTGGCCAGGACCAAATGGGCCCAAA ggggAGAAGGGAGATGCTGGATTGATGGGATTACCAGGTGCAAGAGGACCACTTGGACCTAAG GGTTTGCCTGGATACAAAGGTGAAAAG GGTTCGCGTGGCGATCGTGGCGAGGCGGGGATTAAAGGAGACAAGGGCACAATGGGTTTCCCTGGAATGCTTGGACAGAAA GGAGAAATGGGTCCAAAGGGGGAACCTGGAACCTCAGGGAACAGAGGACCGACGGGCAGACCAGGGAAAAGAGGTAAACAG GGAGGGAAAGGTGATCCCGGTGTTGTTGGTCCTCTGGGTCCGGCAGGACCTCAGGGGCCCCCCGGCCACCCTGGTCCACCAGGTCAGCCATCCTCAG GACTCTACTTGGTTGGATCTAAAGGGGAAAGGGGGCTCCCAGGTCCCCCAGGGAGGTGCAGCTGTTCCTTCCCCAAAACGTCCTCTGTTGACGAGCATAACTCTAGGAACAACTACGCCAAAGTACCAGCG ATATTTGTGGTGAACAGTGGAGAAGAGCTGGATCGTCTTCACACGGACAATGCCCTCGCCTTCCGGAAAGATCAGAGGAGGCTTTACTTTAAAGACGTCAATGGATGGCTGCCAATTCTG CTGACCCCCTTCCAGTCTACGGAGAACGCCCCGGAACAGGAAGGTTACTGTGGCGACGGGATTGTCCAGATTCCCAACGGCGAGGAATGTGATGACGGAAACAGGATTGTCACTGATGGATGCATCA AGTGCAAACATGCTTACTGCGGAGATGGCTATCGTTATGACAGGGCAGAGGAATGTGATGGAAAGGATTTTGGCTTTCAGACCTGCAACTCATATCTCCCAGG GTCTTATGGTCATCTCAGATGCTCACCGTACTGTGTCATCGACTCTACAAACTGCAAATATTTCACATGA